In Weissella tructae, the DNA window TGTGCATTCGATGTAAAGGCATGTTGAATTTGTGGTACTTCAACACCCATAAAACGTCCAACCGCATAAGCAGCTAACGCATTATAGATGTTGTACATCCCACCAATTTCAATCTTAAATGGTTGGTTATCAATTTCAAAGGTTGAAGATTGTGGTGTCATTTCAATCAACTTTGTAACAGCGTAATCAAGTTCTGGACGCTTAAAGTCGTCCGTCTTACTAAAGTAGTATCCTTGGTTTCCGTATGTCATAAAGTGATAATGTAGCACTGAATGATCAGTCGGTGACAACACACCATCCGTGTTACTTGGCGCACGCATTTCACCCGTTGCAGGTTCATGGTTAAATCCATAGTAGACCTTTGGATTAGGTAGTTCTTCACGCAAAAAGACTGGTGAATCTGCATTAGCAATCACCGTTGCTTCTGGGAATAAACGAATTCCCTTTAGAATCTTTTCGTAAGTCGTGTAAATTTCACCATAACGGTCCATTTGGTCACGGAAGATATTTGTCAAAACAAAAGCCATCGGCTTCAATTGACGAGATACTTCTTCAATGTTTGCTTCGTCAACTTCCAACAAGGCAATTGGACGCGCATTCTTGTCCTTAGGCTTAGCCGTCAACATTGTTCCGGTAATCCCTTGCATCATGTTTGACCCAGATGGATTTGTAATCACGTCAGGATACATTTCACGCAAAACACGTGTCGTCAATGCTGTTGTAAGCGTCTTACCATTTGTTCCAGTAATTAGGATAACATCGTAGTTCTCTGCTAGATCCGTCATTACTTGTGGATCTACTTTCATCGCCAATTTCCCAGGCAATGAAGATCCCCCACGCTTCAATACATCATGTAACACAAAGTAGGCGCTTCGTCCTACAGCTGTTGCCAGCGAACTTCGTAAAGTCATATCTATCTCCTATTACGCCATGTCCGCCATGACTTTTTCAAAATACAATCCATTTAAACATACCACAATGGTCTGGATTATAACGCTTGTGGATTAACTTTATATTAAATTGATGCTTTCCCTGGTGTTGACGCAATCATTGTGACATCCCCAGTAAATCGCCAGTTTGAAACATCACTAGGCAAAATAAAGGTTATCCCACGTTTCAAATCATACGTTTGACCGTCTACCACCAGTTGACCCTCACCTTGAATCACCGTAACGATTGTATAAGGCGCAGCTTTCAACATCTCTGCATTTCCATGTACATGCCATTTTACGATATTAAAGGCTTCTGCTTCAACTAGATTCGTGACATCAATGTTCTCGGATGTCTTCGTTTCGATATCGGGGTGTTCAGCAACAAACGGAATCGTCATGACTGCTTGTGCGTCTTCACGATGTAATTCGCGTAATTCACCAGTTTTAGCATCACGACGATCAAAGTCGTAAACACGATATGTTGTGTCAGATGATTCTTGAACTTCCAATACCATAACACCGGCACCTAGGGCATGCAATGTTCCTGCAGGAACATAGAAAACATCCCCAGCCTTAACATCAATGGTGCGCAACAATTCATCCCAGCGACCTGCATCAACAAGGGCTGCAAATTCTTCAGGTGTTTGCGCATTGTGTCCAAAGAAAATATGGGCATTAGGTTCTGCATTCAATACATACCAAGCTTCGGTTTTACCCAGTTCATGGGCATGGATTGCTGCATATTCATCATCTGGATGAACTTGCACAGACAAGTTCTGTTGGGCATCTAAAATTTTAACTAACAACGGGAACGAACGGTTCACATCGTCATTTTCGAACAAAGTCGGTTGACTTTGCCAAAGTTGGGCGAGATTCTGTCCTTTGAAACGACCATTATTAACGACCGTCAGGCCATGATCATGACCTGACGCCACCCAGGCTTCACCTGTGTGGTCACTTGGTAATTCAAAATCAAATTGCTCATGTAGGCGTGTTCCACCCCACATCTTGTCTTGTAAAACAGCATCTAAAATCAACGGTTCCATCATCACGTCACCTCGCCTAAATATAATTGTTTTAATCCAACTTTAAATAAATTTTTGATACCCAACCTAAATCAACAATGTGATACCATTCAATCCCCCCAGAATCGTGGGCAATTTCATCGGTTGTCACGCGCAAACCATGCACTGCACGCCCGCTCTCACGACCGTACGGCGCATCATATACCGTTACATCTTTAGTTGGTACATAATCAATGGTTGCTTGTTGCTTAACATGCACTCGGTCCAACAACTCTAATTGCGTTGTCGGTCGTTGTGTCATGTCAGGTGCAGTAGTTGATTGTGGCTTGTGCCCCAATCGCATTGTCTCGAAATTAAATGGTACCCAACGCGTGTCCGCAATTTGATACCAGAAATGACCATCGCGAGTCGCAACTCGCTCGACTACTTTAACAACAGTGCCTTGCCAGATTGGCGTTGCTAAAGTTTCTTGGGTCAAGTCAGTATATGTTGGCACTTCATCCAAAAAGGTTAAGTACCTATCTTCCAACGTCTCAGTTTCCATATAACTATTACGTCGGTAATAAAATGTCACTACCCGGTCTTCCATACTAAAAATACCAGTTGGTGTCCCATCACCTTTCACAAATTGATAACCTTCAAGTTCTAAAGGTTCAATTGCAAAAGCGTCCCCGACGGCGCCTTCCACGATACGGTGTGGCGCAATTGATAGCTTGGTATTCACATCTTTGGCGTACACCCATATTGGTGTCCCTTGTAATCGCACATCTACCATAACGATATTTCCTTCCCCACATTGTTTTGTACTCTTATTGTACCAATTAACCTTAAGTTTAGCCCGTACCTTTATCAGCTTTTAAACATTAAAAAAACGACCTATCTAATGAAAGGTCGTTTTAATTTGATTAACGTTCGATGATTTCCATCTCTTCGCCACCAATAATTAACATGTCACAGATTTCTAAGAAGAGTCCGTGTTCAACGACACCAGTCATTGCCTTCAATTCAGTTCCCAAAGCCAAAACATCTGTTCCGGCTGGTAATTGTACATCAATAATGTAGTTTTCTGAATCTGTTGCCAACTTTTCGTTTGCTTCTGTCATACGGAATTGTGGTTGCAATCCCTTATCAGCTAAGAAGTTGAATACTTGTTGGCTACCAAACTTAACCACTTCAATTGGCAACAAGAATGAACCCAATTCAGTGTGGTACTTTGATGAATCAACGATCCAGATGTTCTTATCTGACATCATTGCGACAACCTTTTCAAACAACAAAGCGGCTCCACCACCCTTGATACCGTTCAAGGCTGGGTCAACTTCGTCAGCACCGTCAACAGTTACGTCAACATGCTTTACTTCATCAATATCAAGAACCTTAATTCCCAATGAAGTTGCCAAGTCTGCTGTACGGAATGAAGTTGAAA includes these proteins:
- a CDS encoding Mur ligase family protein; amino-acid sequence: MTLRSSLATAVGRSAYFVLHDVLKRGGSSLPGKLAMKVDPQVMTDLAENYDVILITGTNGKTLTTALTTRVLREMYPDVITNPSGSNMMQGITGTMLTAKPKDKNARPIALLEVDEANIEEVSRQLKPMAFVLTNIFRDQMDRYGEIYTTYEKILKGIRLFPEATVIANADSPVFLREELPNPKVYYGFNHEPATGEMRAPSNTDGVLSPTDHSVLHYHFMTYGNQGYYFSKTDDFKRPELDYAVTKLIEMTPQSSTFEIDNQPFKIEIGGMYNIYNALAAYAVGRFMGVEVPQIQHAFTSNAQIFGRQETIQVADKIVTIVLIKNPVGANQVIDMMKTDDQDFSLMALLNANYADGIDTSWIWDADFESLHDTGIKAVATGGERYKDMYVRLKMAGFGDQPIYPNIKDVIGAIKEMPTEHVYVAATYTAMLQLREEMKQAGYIKSEEEA
- the manA gene encoding mannose-6-phosphate isomerase, class I, with the translated sequence MMEPLILDAVLQDKMWGGTRLHEQFDFELPSDHTGEAWVASGHDHGLTVVNNGRFKGQNLAQLWQSQPTLFENDDVNRSFPLLVKILDAQQNLSVQVHPDDEYAAIHAHELGKTEAWYVLNAEPNAHIFFGHNAQTPEEFAALVDAGRWDELLRTIDVKAGDVFYVPAGTLHALGAGVMVLEVQESSDTTYRVYDFDRRDAKTGELRELHREDAQAVMTIPFVAEHPDIETKTSENIDVTNLVEAEAFNIVKWHVHGNAEMLKAAPYTIVTVIQGEGQLVVDGQTYDLKRGITFILPSDVSNWRFTGDVTMIASTPGKASI
- a CDS encoding MucBP domain-containing protein, which translates into the protein MVDVRLQGTPIWVYAKDVNTKLSIAPHRIVEGAVGDAFAIEPLELEGYQFVKGDGTPTGIFSMEDRVVTFYYRRNSYMETETLEDRYLTFLDEVPTYTDLTQETLATPIWQGTVVKVVERVATRDGHFWYQIADTRWVPFNFETMRLGHKPQSTTAPDMTQRPTTQLELLDRVHVKQQATIDYVPTKDVTVYDAPYGRESGRAVHGLRVTTDEIAHDSGGIEWYHIVDLGWVSKIYLKLD
- the rpiA gene encoding ribose-5-phosphate isomerase RpiA, translating into MTNLEVLDAQKQKAAQKAASLMPNNAVIGLGTGSTAAHFVRALAERVKNEGLQIEAVSTSFRTADLATSLGIKVLDIDEVKHVDVTVDGADEVDPALNGIKGGGAALLFEKVVAMMSDKNIWIVDSSKYHTELGSFLLPIEVVKFGSQQVFNFLADKGLQPQFRMTEANEKLATDSENYIIDVQLPAGTDVLALGTELKAMTGVVEHGLFLEICDMLIIGGEEMEIIER